A genomic region of Saccopteryx bilineata isolate mSacBil1 chromosome 1, mSacBil1_pri_phased_curated, whole genome shotgun sequence contains the following coding sequences:
- the CRTC1 gene encoding CREB-regulated transcription coactivator 1 isoform X3, translating to MATSNNPRKFSEKIALHNQKQAEETAAFEEVMKDLSLTRAARLQLQKSQYLQLGPSRGQYYGGSLPNVNQIGSGTVDLPFQTPFQSSGLDTSRTTRHHGLVDRVYRERGRLGSPHRRPLSVDKHGRQADSCPYGTVYLSPPSDTSWRRTNSDSALHQSTMTPTQPEPFTGGSQDAHQKRVLLLTVPGMEETTPETNKNLFKQAWDTKKTGSRPKSCEVPGINIFPSADQENTTALIPATHNTGGSLPDLTNIHFPSPLPTPLDPEEPTFPMLSSSSSTGNLTANLTHLGIGGTGQGLSTPGSSPQHRPAGVSPLSLSSEARRQQAQQVSPTLSSLSPITQAVAMDTLSLEQQLPYAFFTQGGSQQSTPPQPQPPPPPPPVSQQQPPPPPPQSPPDNPGQPPMGIDIASAPALQQYRTGAGSPANQSPTSPVSNQGFSPGSSPQHSSTLSSVFGDSYYEQQMAARQANALSHQLEQFNMLETAISSSSLYSPGSTLNYSQAAMMGLTGSHGSLPDTQQLGYPSHSSIPNIILTVTGESPPSLSKELTSTLAGVGDVSFDSDSQFPLDELKIDPLTLDGLHMLNDPDMVLADPATEDTFRMDRL from the exons CTCCAGCTCCAGAAGTCACAGTACCTGCAGCTGGGCCCGAGCCGTGGCCAGTACTATGGCGGTTCCCTGCCCAATGTGAACCAGATTGGGAGCGGCACGGTGGATCTGCCCTTTCAG acaCCCTTCCAGTCCTCTGGCCTGGACACCAGCCGGACTACCCGGCACCATGGGCTTGTGGACAGAGTATACCGGGAGCGCGGCCGGCTTGGCTCCCCACACCGCCGGCCCCTGTCGGTGGACAAACATGGACGGCAG GCGGACAGCTGTCCTTATGGTACTGTGTACCTCTCGCCACCCTCGGACACCAGCTGGAGAAG gACCAATTCTGACTCTGCCCTACACCAGAGCACAATGACGCCCACCCAACCAGAGCCCTTTACAGGCGGGTCCCAGGACGCACACCAGAAAAGAG TCTTACTACTAACAGTTCCAGGAATGGAGGAGACCACGCCAGAGACAAACAAGAACCTTTTCAAGCAAGCATGGGATACCAAGAAG ACAGGGTCCAGGCCCAAGTCCTGCGAGGTCCCTGGAATCAA CATCTTTCCATCCGCTGACCAGGAAAACACTACAGCCCTGATCCCTGCCACCCACAACACTGGGGGTTCCCTGCCTGACCTGACCAACATCCACTTCCCCTCCCCGCTCCCAACCCCACTGGACCCTGAGGAGCCCACCTTCCCCATGCTCAGCAGTTCCAGCAGCACCGGCAACCTTACTGCCAACCTGACGCACCTGGGCATTGGAGGCACTGGCCAGG gGCTGAGTACTCCAGGCTCCTCACCACAACACCGTCCAGCTGGTGTCAGCCCACTGTCCCTGAGCTCGGAGGCACGGCGGCAGCAGGCCCAGCAGGTGTCACCCACCCTCTCCTCATTGTCACCCATCACTCAG gcCGTAGCCATGGACACCCTGTCTCTGGAGCAGCAGCTGCCCTATGCCTTCTTCACCCAGGGGGGCTCGCAGCAGTCGACTCCACCACAGCCACAGCCCCCGCCTCCCCCGCCACCTGTATCCCAGCAGCAGCCACCCCCACCGCCTCCGCAG TCCCCTCCAGATAACCCAGGCCAGCCACCGATGGGGATCGACATTGCCTCG GCCCCAGCTCTGCAGCAGTACCGCACTGGTGCCGGCTCCCCAGCCAACCAGTCTCCCACCTCACCCGTCTCCAATCAAGGCTTCTCCCCTGGGAGCTCCCCACAA CACTCTTCCACCCTGAGCAGCGTGTTTGGGGACTCGTACTATGAGCAGCAGATGGCGGCCaggcaggccaatgctctgtcccaCCAG CTGGAGCAGTTCAACATGTTGGAGACTGCCATCAGTTCCAGCAGTCTGTATAGCCCTGGTTCTACACTCAACTACTCACAGGCGGCTATGATGGGCCTGACGGGCAGCCATGGGAGCCTGCCAGACACACAACAGCTTGGCTATCCCAGCCACAGCAGTATCCCCAACATTATTCTCACAG TGACAGGAGAGTCCCCTCCCAGCCTCTCTAAAGAACTGACTAGCACACTGGCCGGGGTTGGAGATGTCAGCTTCGACTCTGACAGCCAGTTCCCCCTGGATGAACTCAAGATTGACCCCCTGACCCTGGATGGACTGCACATGCTCAACGACCCTGACATGGTCCTGGCTGACCCAGCTACTGAGGACACCTTCCGGATGGACCGTCTGTGA
- the CRTC1 gene encoding CREB-regulated transcription coactivator 1 isoform X1, translating to MATSNNPRKFSEKIALHNQKQAEETAAFEEVMKDLSLTRAARLQLQKSQYLQLGPSRGQYYGGSLPNVNQIGSGTVDLPFQTPFQSSGLDTSRTTRHHGLVDRVYRERGRLGSPHRRPLSVDKHGRQADSCPYGTVYLSPPSDTSWRRTNSDSALHQSTMTPTQPEPFTGGSQDAHQKRVLLLTVPGMEETTPETNKNLFKQAWDTKKTGSRPKSCEVPGINIFPSADQENTTALIPATHNTGGSLPDLTNIHFPSPLPTPLDPEEPTFPMLSSSSSTGNLTANLTHLGIGGTGQGLSTPGSSPQHRPAGVSPLSLSSEARRQQAQQVSPTLSSLSPITQAVAMDTLSLEQQLPYAFFTQGGSQQSTPPQPQPPPPPPPVSQQQPPPPPPQVPVGLPPDSPLMLSASLTQRPQLPPLTVTVLSSLSQSPPDNPGQPPMGIDIASAPALQQYRTGAGSPANQSPTSPVSNQGFSPGSSPQHSSTLSSVFGDSYYEQQMAARQANALSHQLEQFNMLETAISSSSLYSPGSTLNYSQAAMMGLTGSHGSLPDTQQLGYPSHSSIPNIILTVTGESPPSLSKELTSTLAGVGDVSFDSDSQFPLDELKIDPLTLDGLHMLNDPDMVLADPATEDTFRMDRL from the exons CTCCAGCTCCAGAAGTCACAGTACCTGCAGCTGGGCCCGAGCCGTGGCCAGTACTATGGCGGTTCCCTGCCCAATGTGAACCAGATTGGGAGCGGCACGGTGGATCTGCCCTTTCAG acaCCCTTCCAGTCCTCTGGCCTGGACACCAGCCGGACTACCCGGCACCATGGGCTTGTGGACAGAGTATACCGGGAGCGCGGCCGGCTTGGCTCCCCACACCGCCGGCCCCTGTCGGTGGACAAACATGGACGGCAG GCGGACAGCTGTCCTTATGGTACTGTGTACCTCTCGCCACCCTCGGACACCAGCTGGAGAAG gACCAATTCTGACTCTGCCCTACACCAGAGCACAATGACGCCCACCCAACCAGAGCCCTTTACAGGCGGGTCCCAGGACGCACACCAGAAAAGAG TCTTACTACTAACAGTTCCAGGAATGGAGGAGACCACGCCAGAGACAAACAAGAACCTTTTCAAGCAAGCATGGGATACCAAGAAG ACAGGGTCCAGGCCCAAGTCCTGCGAGGTCCCTGGAATCAA CATCTTTCCATCCGCTGACCAGGAAAACACTACAGCCCTGATCCCTGCCACCCACAACACTGGGGGTTCCCTGCCTGACCTGACCAACATCCACTTCCCCTCCCCGCTCCCAACCCCACTGGACCCTGAGGAGCCCACCTTCCCCATGCTCAGCAGTTCCAGCAGCACCGGCAACCTTACTGCCAACCTGACGCACCTGGGCATTGGAGGCACTGGCCAGG gGCTGAGTACTCCAGGCTCCTCACCACAACACCGTCCAGCTGGTGTCAGCCCACTGTCCCTGAGCTCGGAGGCACGGCGGCAGCAGGCCCAGCAGGTGTCACCCACCCTCTCCTCATTGTCACCCATCACTCAG gcCGTAGCCATGGACACCCTGTCTCTGGAGCAGCAGCTGCCCTATGCCTTCTTCACCCAGGGGGGCTCGCAGCAGTCGACTCCACCACAGCCACAGCCCCCGCCTCCCCCGCCACCTGTATCCCAGCAGCAGCCACCCCCACCGCCTCCGCAGGTGCCCGTTGGCCTCCCCCCAGACAGCCCCCTGATGCTAAGCGCCAGCCTGACGCAGAGGCCCCAGCTGCCCCCACTCACGGTCACGGTACTGTCCTCTCTCTCACAGTCCCCTCCAGATAACCCAGGCCAGCCACCGATGGGGATCGACATTGCCTCG GCCCCAGCTCTGCAGCAGTACCGCACTGGTGCCGGCTCCCCAGCCAACCAGTCTCCCACCTCACCCGTCTCCAATCAAGGCTTCTCCCCTGGGAGCTCCCCACAA CACTCTTCCACCCTGAGCAGCGTGTTTGGGGACTCGTACTATGAGCAGCAGATGGCGGCCaggcaggccaatgctctgtcccaCCAG CTGGAGCAGTTCAACATGTTGGAGACTGCCATCAGTTCCAGCAGTCTGTATAGCCCTGGTTCTACACTCAACTACTCACAGGCGGCTATGATGGGCCTGACGGGCAGCCATGGGAGCCTGCCAGACACACAACAGCTTGGCTATCCCAGCCACAGCAGTATCCCCAACATTATTCTCACAG TGACAGGAGAGTCCCCTCCCAGCCTCTCTAAAGAACTGACTAGCACACTGGCCGGGGTTGGAGATGTCAGCTTCGACTCTGACAGCCAGTTCCCCCTGGATGAACTCAAGATTGACCCCCTGACCCTGGATGGACTGCACATGCTCAACGACCCTGACATGGTCCTGGCTGACCCAGCTACTGAGGACACCTTCCGGATGGACCGTCTGTGA